In Pleurodeles waltl isolate 20211129_DDA chromosome 5, aPleWal1.hap1.20221129, whole genome shotgun sequence, the DNA window AATCTCGCTCGGAGCGGGCAGCGCCCGGTGGAGGGAGTCTATCCTCGGGCCGAGCTTGGTTCGTTGCGGGCTGAGAGGGCGGCGGCGGCCCATCCAGCCAAGACACCGTCAGCGGATTCTCTACTAGTCCCACCTCGTTCTTGACCGCAAGCTCGGCTGCACGCAGCGCTTCGAACTCCACCACGGCACGGCCGCGCTTTTTTGTAGACATAACCAAGGTGAGCACCCTGCCGTACTTTTGGAGCAGGGCTAGCAGCGCCTCGTGGGTGTAGCCTCCCCCGTCCGAGTCCCCCTTACGACACTTCCACTTCAGCTTGAGCCTAGCCGAAGATCCCCCCGATTCCTTGGCAATTCCAGGCTCCTGTCCCGCGGTTCCACCAGAATGCCTCCCTCCAACCCCTTCCCGCAGTATCTGCTCCCGCACTAGCCGCTGCTGCTCCTCTAGCTGCCGGGAGCCCTCTTCCCGTAGCCGCCGCACCTCCTGCTCTAGATCACGAGTGATACGTCGTTCCTCTTCCTCGCTCAACCGGCTCTGGGCCTCTCGCTCCCGGGCCTCAAGGTCGAGTTTCACCCGTTTACGGTGGTCGTCCAGTCGCTGGGTGCGCCGGGCTGCGGCCTCTCGCGCCTTCCGCACCCGGTCGTAGGCTGCGCGTGCAGCTGCATCGGTGAGCACAGCTAGCGCCTGCGAGAGCTGGTGGAAGCGCTCCGCTGCGCGCGGGTTGTCGGGGTTCTTGTCCGGGTGACATGTTAAAGCCTTCTGTCGATAGGCCTTCTTGATGTCCTTATGGCCAGCTTCAG includes these proteins:
- the DNAJC17 gene encoding dnaJ homolog subfamily C member 17, translating into MAASLPVPDTDLYALLGLSPEAGHKDIKKAYRQKALTCHPDKNPDNPRAAERFHQLSQALAVLTDAAARAAYDRVRKAREAAARRTQRLDDHRKRVKLDLEAREREAQSRLSEEEERRITRDLEQEVRRLREEGSRQLEEQQRLVREQILREGVGGRHSGGTAGQEPGIAKESGGSSARLKLKWKCRKGDSDGGGYTHEALLALLQKYGRVLTLVMSTKKRGRAVVEFEALRAAELAVKNEVGLVENPLTVSWLDGPPPPSQPATNQARPEDRLPPPGAARSERDYESLVMMRMRQAAERQRLIEKMQQEDEEEGAT